Within Deinococcus actinosclerus, the genomic segment GGTGGATTCACCAGCTGGGGTCCACTCTCTGGCCTGTTCACCCTGGCTATGCTGATCCCGACCCTGGCGATCTCCGTGCGCCGACTGCATGACACCGGCCGAAGTGGGTGGACTCAGCTTCTCGGATGCATTCCTTTCGTCAATCTCGTCCTGATCTATTTCCATATCCAGGAGAGCCAGTCTGGCAGCAACAGGTGGGGTCCCAACCCCAAGGGCCGCACCCAGCCCAGTCCCGCTCCCGCGCAGAACTGGTAAAGCCCGGACTGCTGACCGCCCTGCCGTCCGGTGGGGCGGTCTTCTCATGCCCGTGCATCCGCCAGTTGGCGCAGGTGCGGCCGGGGCCGGGCGGGCAGACTGGGGGGCGTGACCCTCACTGTGCGACCGCTCACCCCGTCCGACTTTCCCCAGGTTCGGCCGATGCTGCTCGATATGGGCTTCGTGGAGGACGAAGCCGAGCTGGCAGCGCGCTTTCCGGCGTTTTGCGTGCATCCGGAGTGGGTGGTACTGGGCGCCTTCCGGGACGGGGTGCTGCTGGGGTACGCGGCGGCGCAGGACTACGGGCCGCACCTTCGATCCGGGAACAGTCACCGCACGGCGAAACTTCACGACCTGTACACGGCGCCTGACGCTCGGGGTCAGGGCGTGGGCCGGACGTTGATGCGTGGTATAGAGGCGTGGGCGCAGGCGCGGGGCGCGCGGTACCTGTTCTGGTACGCCAACCTGCGGGAGGCGACGCCCGCCTATGAACGCATGGGGTACATGCCGGGCGCGGAGGTGCAGGAGGGCTACCGATTCTTCGAGGTGGACTTCAGTGAGCGAACGGCCCGCCAGCCGCACCCGGAGCGCGGCTCGTGATCCTGACCACTCACGTCACGCCCCGCGCGGACCTGACCCCGGACCTGGAGGCGCAGCTGCGGACGCTGCTGATCGCTGCCTACCCGCCCTTCGCGGACTTCTGGGCGCGCAGTTCGTACTGGGGCAGCGAACCCGAATGGCACCTGTGGCTGGCCGACCCGGCAGGCGTGCCCGCAGCGCAGCTGGGGTGCGGGCGGCGCGTGGCGGAGGTCGGCGGGCGCGAGGTGACGCTGGTGGGCGTCGGTGGGGTCGCCACGCACCCCGTGGTTCAGCGCCAGGGCGTGGGCCGCCGCCTGCTGCGTGAGCTGCATGCTTTCCTGCTCACCCAGCCGGACGTGGAGTTCGCGTTCCTCCAGTGCCGCGAGGAGGTCGTCCCGTTCTACGAGTGTGGCGGTTTCGTCCGCGTGCCCAGTCCCGCGCAGTACCTTGACCCGGACGAGGGAGAGTGGGTCATGGACACCGGGCCTACCCTGATCCTCCCGGTGCACGCGGCCCTGGCCGAGTGGCCGGCGGGGGAGACCGTGAACCTGCGTGGAACGCCCTGGTAGTGCCGGGGAGGTGGGAGGGGAGGGCCGGGTAGGCCAGGGTGCGGGTTGCCCGCCCCTGCGCGGGGCGGTATCCTGCCCACATGAAGCCTCTCGCCCGTCACTCCGGTCTGGTGATGCGTGGCGCAGGGCTGCACCGAATGCCTGCACCCGGTCTGATCACGCGAACTCTGAGCGCCTGAGAACCCCTTCAAGGTTTTCAGGCGTTCTGCTGGAACGGTGGCCAGACCGGGTTTCTCATGGTTGAACGCCTAGGCGCGCTCAGCCCACACACAGAGGTTGACATGCACGTAATCCTTCCCGACGGTAAACAACTTGAACTTCAACCCGGCGCGACCGCGCTGGACGCCGCCGCCGCCATCGGCCCGCGCCTCGCGCAGGACGCCCTGGCCGCCACCGCGAACGGAGAACTGGTCGACCTGATGACGCCCCTGCCCGACGGAGCGAACATCACCCTGATCACGAAGAAGAACCCGGCCGACGCCGCGCCGCTGTTCCGGCACTCGCTGGGCCACGTCATGAGCCAGGCGGTCGGCGAGTACTACAAAGGAAAAGGCTACGGCGCGGACGCCATCAAGCGCGGCGTGGGCCCCAGCATCGAGAACGGCTGGTACCAGGACTTCGACCTGCCCGAACCCCTCAAGGAAGAGGACCTGCCCGAGATCGAGAAGATCATGCGCGACATCATCGCGCGCGGCCTGGACTTCCAGCGGCGCGAGATCAGCCGGGCCGAGGGCCTCGCGCAGTTCCCCCACGACCCGTACAAACAGGAACTCATCGCGGGCCTGCCCGAGGACGAGCCCATCACGTTCTACACGCAGGGCGACTACACCGACCTGTGCCGCGGGCCGCACTTCCCGAACACCGGGAAGCTGCCCGGCGCGTTCAAGCTCATGAGCACGTCGGGCGCGTACTGGCGCGGCAACGAGAAGAACCCGATCCTCCAGCGCGTGTACGGCGTGGCGTTCGCCACCCAGAAGGAACTCGACGCGTACCTGCACCAGCTGGAGGAAGCCAAGCGCCGCGACCACCGCAAACTCGGCCGCGAATTGGAACTCTTCACCATCGACCCACTGGTCGGCAAGGGCCTGCCGCTGTGGCTGCCGAACGGCACGGTGCTGCGCGAGGAACTGACCAGCTTCATGAAGGAACAGCAGTTCCAGCGCGGCTACCAGGGCGTCATCACGCCCAACATCGGCAACCTCGACCTGTACCGCACGAGCGGGCACTACGAGAAGTACTCCGACGGTCAGTTCCGCCCCATCGAGGTGGACGACGAGGAGTACATGCTCAAGCCCATGAACTGCCCGCACCACGTGCGCATCTACGCCAGCAAACCCCGCTCCTACCGCGACCTGCCGGTGCGCCTCGCCGAGTTCGGCACGGTGTACCGCTACGAGCAGAGCGGCGAACTGAACGGCCTGACCCGCGTGCGCGGCTTCACGCAGGACGACGCGCACCTGTTCGTCCGCCCCGACCAGCTGAAGAAGGAATTCCTGGACGTCCTCGACCTCACGGTCCTCGTGCTGAAGACCTTCGGCATGAACGAGGTGCGCTTCCGCGTCGGCACCCGCGACCCCGAGAGCGACAAGTACGTCGGCGACGAGGCCAACTGGACCCTCGCCGAGCGGCAGATCATCGAGGCGGTCGAGGAAGTCGGCCTGCCCTACACCATCGAACCCGGCGACGCGGCCTTCTACGGTCCCAAACTCGACTTTGTCGTCAAGGACGTCCTGGGTCGCGAATGGCAGCTCGGCACCATCCAGGTGGACTACAACCTCCCCGAACGCTTCGACATCAGCTACGTCGGCGAGGACGGCCAGGACCACCGCCCCATCATGATCCACCGCGCCCCCTTCGGCAGCATCGAACGCTTCACCGGCATCCTCATTGAGCACTACGCCGGAGACTTCCCCCTGTGGCTCGCGCCCAGGCAGGTCATGATCATCCCCATCGCCGACCGCCACAACGACTACGCTTGGCAGCTGCGTGACGAACTGCATCAGGCAGGCCTGCGCGCCGAGGTCGACGATTCGTCAAACCGCATGAACGCCAAGGTCCGCACCGCCGAACTGAGCAAGATCCCCGTCATGCTCATCGTCGGCGACAAGGAACAGGAAGGCCGCGAGGTCAGCGTCCGCGAACGCACCCCCGACGGCCACAAGGAACGCAAAGGCGTCGCCTTCGACGACCTCAAAAACGAATTGCTCACGCGGTACAGGACCCGCAGCTGATCTACATTCAGAATCGGGGTGACCGTGATTAAAGGCGGTCACCCCGTTGTCAGGTATGGCTGTGGACTGGCAGATGGCTTTCTATATAGAGGTAGTGTCGGTGCCCGCGATTAGTCGCAGCGTTCCGAGCACCTCCCCGCTCCTGGCAGGGTGAGGTGCTTACGACGAATTGCTCTGCTCAGGGTGCATCAGGGGACGTTCCTGTTTTCAGGATCAGGGTGCGTTCCAGCTCTTTCACGATGCCTATGTCCGCTGCTGCATGCAGATCTCGGGGGACCTCGATCAGCATGGCGGTAGCATGTCCTGCCCTGACCTGCGTCAGGAAGTGCTCGCGGGAGTTGACGAGGTTCAGTGCTGGGGGTGCATCTCTCAGATCGAACATGGGAACGTTCAGGTGGTCTGCCTCTACCGGAACGTGCAGGGCGCGCAGGGCAGGCAGAGAAGTCCACTGCTGGTTGGAATGTTCAGGGACGAAGCTAACCACGGCGTAGAGTCCTTGAGGATCCGGCACCTTCAGTGACAGCACCGGCGTCGACTTGGGAGCGCGGGAGAAGGGAAATGCCCAGCCGTTCACCTGCACGAAGGTTGAGGGGCGCACAGGGACAGTACCGACCACTCCTGTTTTCAGGTGCTGATCTAGGAACTGCTGAAGGTAAGTCTCTATCACCTGCATGCCGAGCTGGTCGGTCAAGCGCAGGGGCTGACCTGCGACGTTCACAGTCATGTTCAGGCCGTCCCCACTGAGTTGCACCGGCCAACCCTGCTGGGCCGCGCTATTCAGGGAGCTGGGCAGGTTCAGGTAGCCCTTCTGGGTACCCGGGTGCCCATCGCGGCCGACTTCAACGGGGTGGATGGGCTGGCTGGCGTAGCCCTTCAAGGTCAAGGATTTGCGCAACAGACCGCGTACCTGAATGCCGCTGCCTTCCAGGTACCTGTTGGCGCCGTTGAGTCGAATGAGGTTGGCCTGCCGGGCGTCTTCCAGAGTCAGGGGCGCGTCAGTGTAGAGACTGATGCAGTTGGCGCGATTCAGGCAAGGGTCGACCCAGCCGCTTCCTTCCGTGAACAGTACCCGGTTGATGGTGGTGGACACGAACTCGTTGCCCTGGGCATACAGGCGGGCGGTCAGACTGATCAGCAGCGTCAGGCCTATCAGGGTGCCCAGTGTCAGCTGCCCGGCGGTCGTGAATCCCTGTTCACGGCGCAGGCTGCGGGCGACGGTGGCAGGCGCACCGAGTTCCTGCATGGCCTGCGCGCGGGCTTGCTCGGGACTGAGGCCGGTCAGGGTGAGTTGCCGGGTGCGTTCGGTGAGGTGATCGAGGAGTTCGGCCTGCGTGGCCTGGCGGGCCTGGCCGTTCAGGCCGCGGGTGGCCCTGCGGACGTAGTCCTGTTCGGGGGTCATGCGAACTCCAGGTAGGGGCGCATGGCGCTGGCGTGGGCACGCTGGGCGTCACGCTGGCGTTGCAGTTCGCTCAGGCCGGTGGGGGTGAGGTGGTAGTACTTGCGTGGTGGGCCGCCCGCGTCGCTGGGGCGCTTCTCGGCGTGGATCAGGCCGCGTTTCTCCAGGCGGTGCAGGGCGGGGTAGAGGGTGCCTTCCTTGAAGTTGAAGTGTCCGCCGGTCTTCTGCTGGACGTCCTGGATGATCCGTAGGCCGTAGAGGGGCCCGTGTTCGAGACTGGCGAGCAGCAGGAAGTCCAGTGTGCCGCGCAGCAGGTTGCCATCCGCTCCACTACTTTGCATGGCTACATAGTGGCGTATAGTAATGGCGGGTGTCCAGTGCACCCGCCGGGGAGGCTCGGCTCAGCGGAAGAGCTTCAGGCGCTCCTCGATCAGGCTGGCCGCCGAGGGTTGCGCGGTGGTCACCGCGCGGGCGCGCGCCACCTCCTGCGCGTCCGCGTAGTTCGACAGCTTCAGGCCGTTCAGGTAGACGGTGGGCGTACCCTGCACGTTGACCTTCAGGCCGGCCTGGACCTGCGCCTCCACGCTGCTCCTGAACGTCCGCTGGCCCACGCATGCCTTGAACGCCGCCGTGTCCAGCCCGGCCGCCTTGGCGTAGCCCGCGTACTTGGCGGGCGCGTCCTTCGGATCGAGTGGTGTCCAGCTCTGGTAGTTGGCGAACAGCTGATCCGCGAACGGCCAGAATTTCCCCTGCGCCAGGGCGCACTCACTCGCCTCGGCCGCCCCCTGCGCGTTCCGGTGGAACGAGAGCGGGAACTCGTAGTGCATGACGCGGTACGTGGCGCTGTCCTTGCGCCACGCCGGCATCGCCGTGTCCCACATCTGCTTGCAGTACGGGCACTGGAAGTCGCTGAACACCCGCAAGGTGACCGGCGCCGTCGCTGTCCCGGTCACGGCCTTCGTCGCCGGGAAGGCGCTGTCCGGCCAGATGTTCACGGCCACGTACGCCTGGTAGCGCGTGGCGCTGCCCTCGCCGGTGACCTTCAGGGCGATCAGGTCGGTCCCGGCGTCGTCCGTCAGATCGACGAAGCCAGCGCGGGCCGCCGTGAGCAGCTGCGGATTGCTGAGATTGCCCTTAAGTTTCGGCAGGTTCGCGGCGTCCAGCCCCCAGCCCGCGCCCACGCCGCGCGCCAGGTCGTCCAGGGACGCCGCGTCGGTCAGTACTCCCACCACGTACCCGCCGGCCGTGTCCAGGGTGATGGTGGTCGTTCCCTGCCGAGCCACGTTGCCACTGACCGCCATGCCCTTCAGGACCGGTTGCGCGAGCGTCTGGGCGGGTGTGCCGAGGAGCTGCGCGCCGGCGCTGGACACCAGCACAGAGGCGACAAGGACGGGCAGCAGACGGACGGGGCGCGGAATGCTCACGGGAGGCAGTCTAGAGGCTGACGGCCGACCGGCGGGCCGCAGGTGGCCCCCTGTTTACAGGTCAGGAAAGCCGTGCTAACATTCCTTCCGCTGGAGAGGAAGGCAGAGCCAGCCGCCCGCAAGGGACAGCAAGAGCCTCACGGCGCTGTAGCCAAGTGGTAAGGCAGAGGTCTGCAAAACCTCCACCACCGGTTCGAGTCCGGTCAGCGCCTCCAAGTACCCCATTTCAGGTCTAGAACCGTAGCTCAGGGGTAGAGCACTACCTTGACACGGTAGGGGTCAGGGGTTCAAATCCCCTCGGTTCTACCAGCAGACCTCCGCGCAAGCGGAGGTTTTTTATTGATTGTCGAGGAGTGGTCAGGACCTCTCTCTGTTACTTATGGGGTACTAACGCGCGTCACATGCTTTGAGCATCCTGACGCAAAACCGCGCGCCTAGAATGACCGACCGCATGTCAGACCTGGACTTCATTCTGATCGGCCTGATGATAGGGCCGCTGATCTACGCCGGCGTGACGCTCCGGAACTCTGGCCGGCGGCTGCATTACCGCGACCGACCGATCTTCTGGCGCCGCCTGATCCCGCTCGTGCTGCCCGCCGCCCTGGGGCTCTGGATACCGGTGCAGATGCTGCAGACTGCTGTGGCGCTGCACTGGCAGCTCATGGCCGTGATCATCGCCTGCGCCGTGGCCGGACTGGTGTGGTGGATCGACCTGGATCCCAACCGCGTGCTGTCGCGGCTCTCCCCACGCCGCTGAGCCAGCTGAATGAACAGCGGTGGTGCGGTCCGGTCCGGTCTGAGCGCAGAGGCGACAGTGGCCCCGCCGCGCCGGCAGGACACCTGAGACACCCGGACTCGATAGACTGGGGAACGTGCTCTTGATTCGTGTCGTCACCATGCTGCTGGGGCTGCTGCTGGGATTCCTGGCCGGGCGGGGGCTGGCGACCACCCAGACCGAGGAACTCGGCATGGTCAATACCCTCAGCCTCATGCTGGCTGGGATGCTCACCGCCCTGCTGCTGGCGCCCCGGGTGGAAAATGTGGGGCAGCGGGCCGCGGCGCGGTTCACCCGCTGGTACGCCCAGCTGTCGCCCCGCTCGGTGGCCGCCGCGACCTTCGGCCTGATCGTGGCGCTGCTCGTCAGCGTGCTGCTCAGCAGCCTGCTGCGGACGGTACCGTTCTACACCTGGATCTGGAATCTGGTCGTGACGGCGGTGCTGGGCGTGTTCTTCGTGTCCTTCGCGCTGCGCAACGCCGAGAGTTTCGGCCTGCTGGCCTTCCCGCAGGTGCGCCGCAAGCCGGGCAGCAAGCTGCTCGACAGCAACGTGATCATCGATGGACGCATCGTGGAGCTGCTGCGCAGCGGATTCCTGGAAGGCGAACTGGTCGTGCCGGCCTTCATCCTGCGTGAACTCCAGACCCTCTCCGATCACCACGACGCGCAGAAACGCACGCGCGGCAAACGCGGCCTCGCGGTGCTGGAGGACCTGCGCGCCCTACGGCCCCTGCGCATCGAGGACTGGGACGACCCGGCCCTGCCCACCACGGACGACAAACTCATCCGGCTGGCCCGTGAGAGCGGCGCGCGGATCGTCACGAACGACAGCAACCTCGGCAAGATCGCCCGGCTGCACGGCGTGGAGATCCTCAGCATCCACGAGGCGGCGGTGGCCCTCAAGCCCCAGGTGCAGGCCGGCGATCACCTGACTGTCACCATCAGCAAGGGCGGCCAGCAGAAGAACCAGGGCGTCGGGTACCTCGACGACGGCACCATGGTGGTGGTCGAGGACGCCATCAAGTTCCGGGGCAAGCCCACCCGCGTGGTGGTCGTGAACAACGTACAGACCAACGTGGGCCGCATGATCTTCGCCAAACTCGAGAGCGAGGAAGGCGCCGCCTGATCACCCGCGATCCGTCAGGGCGGCGAGCTGGAGGTGATCGGCTCGCCGCCCTGCGTTCATCTGCGGTGATTACAGGTCGAAGCGGTGCACGCTGCTCCCTGCCACGCTCTTGGTGACGAGAAGGCGGCTGGGGAGGCGCTCGGAGAGGCTCTCGACGTGGGTCACGACGCCCACCATGCGGCCCTGCGTGCGCAGGTTCTCCAGGGCGTTCGCGACCGCTTCCAGCGCCTGCGGGTCAAGGGTGCCGAAGCCCTCGTCGAGGAAGAGCGCGCCCAGGACGCGGTTCCCCGCGAGGTAGTCGCTCAGGGCGATCGCCAGCGACAGCGAGGCGAGGAACGTCTCGCCGCCCGAGAGGGTCTTCACGCCACGCACCTCGCCCGCGTTCCACAGGTCCTGCACGACGTACTCGCCGTCCTGGAGGGCCAGGCGGTAGCGGCCGTCGCTGATTTCAAACAGCAGGATGCCCGCGCGGGTCAGGAGCTGCGCCTCGATCTCCGCGAGGAGGAACTGCTGGAACTCGTTCGCCTTGAGGCTGTTCGTGAGGGTCTGCCAGGTGTCCAGTGCGCGCGACGCGGCCTGCGCGCGGGCGTGGATGTCCGCCTTGCGCTCCAGGCGTTCACGCAGCTGCCGTTCCTGCTCCGCGAGTCGCCCGGCCTGCTCGCGCGCGGCGGTCAGGGCGGCGTCGGTGGCGGTCAGGTCGCGGGTGACCTGCGCGAGGTGCGCCGGGTCGAAGGGGGCGGCGCCCAGCTGCCGGTCCAGATCGGCCAGCGCCGAGCGCAGCTGCGCCACGTCCGCCTCGTGGGTGCGGGCGGCGGTTTCCAGCGCGGCGATGTCGTTCTCGGGCAGGGCGGCGGCGCGGGCCTGCGCGGCGTCCAGGTTCAGGTCACGCAGGGCGGCGTCCAGGCTGGCCTGCGCCTCCTGCGCCTCCTGCGCGCGGCGCGCGGCGTTCGCCTGCACGCCCCGCAGGGTTGCCCCGGCGGCGGCGAGGTCGCCCTGCGCGCGGGCCAGGGTCGCCTGGGCGTCCTGCACGCGCGAGCGCAGGGCCGTGATCTCGGCCAGGGCCGCCTGCCGCGCGCGGGCCGGATCGGGTCCGGCGGCGCGGACGCGGGCCGCCAGTCCGGCCAGCAGCCGGGCCATGTCCGACTGCGGGTCGCCCGTCACCAGGCCTTCGGCGGCGCGCAGGTCGGTCTCGCGGGCGGTGAGCTGCTCGTCCCAGTTGCGGTACTCGGCGCGTTTCTCATCCAGCCACGCCTGCCGGGCCTTCAGCGCGGCGCGCAGGTCCGTGAAGCGCGTGCGCCGCTCGTCGAGCGTGCGGGTCAGGGCCTCCACCTGCGCCTGCTGCGCGCCCAGCTCGGCGCGTGGGGCGTCCGGAAGCGCCGTCACGGTCTGCCCGCACAGGGGGCAGTCGTCCCCGACGTGCAGGTGAGCGCGGTACGACGCCAGACCCGCCTCCAGCCGCGCGGCCTCCAGCGCGGCCTGTGCGGCCTCCAGCGCCGCCTTCGCGTCGGTGCCCTCGCGCTTCACGCGCTCCTGCTCGGCCGTTTCCTGCGTCTGAAGGCGTTCCTCGCTGGCGAAACGGTCCAGGGCGGCCTTCAGGCTGACCCGCTCGGTCTGCACGAGCACCCGCTCCTGCCGGGCCTTCTCGGCGCGTTGCGCGCCCTCACGGGCGGCGAGGAAGGCGTCCTCGTCCCAGGGGAGCGGCTGGGCGTGCGTGGCGTCCGGCTTCCCGCCCGCGCGGCGCAGCCTCGCCACGTCATTCTCGGCGTCGCGCAGGGCCTCGGCGCGGGCCTCCAGCTCCGGAATGCGGGCCTCGGCGGCCTGGGCGGCCTCCAGGGTCGCGGCGGCCCCCTGCGCGGCCTGTTCCGCCGAGTCGGCGGCAGCCTGCGCGCCCCGCAACTCGCCCGCCTCGCGCGCCGCGGCGATCCGTGCCCGCTCGGCGGCGTCCAGCAGCGGCAGCACGCCCGCCACGCGCCGCGCCCGCGCCGCCCGCGCCGCGCCCTCCTGCACGCCCTGCGCGCGGGCCTCCAGCGACGTCAGGCGCCGGGCGGTGTCCTCGCGCGCCTTCCACACCCGCTCCTGCTCGCGCAGACGCAGCTGCTGGCCGGTCAGGCGTTCGCGCTCGTCGGTCAGCCGCTCGGCGTCCGCGTCCGTCCGCTCGCGCTCGACCCGCAGTCCGGCCAGCGCCTCGGGCGTCACGCCCGCGTACTCGCCCTCCAGCACGGCGTTCAGGCTCCCGGCCTCGTGCTTGAGTTCCTTCGCCCGGTCGGACGCGACGCGCTGCATGGCCGCCACGTGATCCAGCCCCGTCAGCTCGCCCAGCAGCGCCTGCCGTTCCTTCCCGGTGCCGTGCAGCACGCGCGAGAACTCCCCCTGCGGCAGCATCACGCTGCGCGCGAAATTCCGGAAGTCCAGGCCCAGCACCCGCCGGATGCGCTCGTTGATGACCTTCATCCCACCGTCGGACAGGTTCGTCCAGCGGCCATCGTCATCCAGCCGCTCGAAGCGCACCTCGTTCTCCGCCTGCCGCCGCCCCTTCGTGCGCGACGCGCGGTACGTCACGCCGCCCACCTCGAAGGTCAGCGCCGCCGACAGGCCCCGCTCGCCCTGCGAGATCAGCGCGTCCAGCCCCGACGCGCCCAGCCGCGCCGTCTGCCCGTACAGCGCGAACGTCATCGCGTCCAGCAGACTGCTCTTCCCGCTCCCCGTCGGCCCCACCAGCGCGAACAGTTCCAGATCCCCGAAATCCAGACTCGTGAACTGCCGGAACGCCGTGAAGCCCTGAATATCGAGCTTGAGGGGCCTCATTGTTTCGCCTCCGGCTTGGTGATGGCGGATG encodes:
- a CDS encoding DUF805 domain-containing protein; the encoded protein is MKEVIEAVTKKYAQFSGRARRREFWMFILVYSLVSLALTFIEEVAGWSTDGGFTSWGPLSGLFTLAMLIPTLAISVRRLHDTGRSGWTQLLGCIPFVNLVLIYFHIQESQSGSNRWGPNPKGRTQPSPAPAQNW
- a CDS encoding GNAT family N-acetyltransferase; the encoded protein is MLLDMGFVEDEAELAARFPAFCVHPEWVVLGAFRDGVLLGYAAAQDYGPHLRSGNSHRTAKLHDLYTAPDARGQGVGRTLMRGIEAWAQARGARYLFWYANLREATPAYERMGYMPGAEVQEGYRFFEVDFSERTARQPHPERGS
- a CDS encoding GNAT family N-acetyltransferase, producing the protein MILTTHVTPRADLTPDLEAQLRTLLIAAYPPFADFWARSSYWGSEPEWHLWLADPAGVPAAQLGCGRRVAEVGGREVTLVGVGGVATHPVVQRQGVGRRLLRELHAFLLTQPDVEFAFLQCREEVVPFYECGGFVRVPSPAQYLDPDEGEWVMDTGPTLILPVHAALAEWPAGETVNLRGTPW
- the thrS gene encoding threonine--tRNA ligase; the encoded protein is MHVILPDGKQLELQPGATALDAAAAIGPRLAQDALAATANGELVDLMTPLPDGANITLITKKNPADAAPLFRHSLGHVMSQAVGEYYKGKGYGADAIKRGVGPSIENGWYQDFDLPEPLKEEDLPEIEKIMRDIIARGLDFQRREISRAEGLAQFPHDPYKQELIAGLPEDEPITFYTQGDYTDLCRGPHFPNTGKLPGAFKLMSTSGAYWRGNEKNPILQRVYGVAFATQKELDAYLHQLEEAKRRDHRKLGRELELFTIDPLVGKGLPLWLPNGTVLREELTSFMKEQQFQRGYQGVITPNIGNLDLYRTSGHYEKYSDGQFRPIEVDDEEYMLKPMNCPHHVRIYASKPRSYRDLPVRLAEFGTVYRYEQSGELNGLTRVRGFTQDDAHLFVRPDQLKKEFLDVLDLTVLVLKTFGMNEVRFRVGTRDPESDKYVGDEANWTLAERQIIEAVEEVGLPYTIEPGDAAFYGPKLDFVVKDVLGREWQLGTIQVDYNLPERFDISYVGEDGQDHRPIMIHRAPFGSIERFTGILIEHYAGDFPLWLAPRQVMIIPIADRHNDYAWQLRDELHQAGLRAEVDDSSNRMNAKVRTAELSKIPVMLIVGDKEQEGREVSVRERTPDGHKERKGVAFDDLKNELLTRYRTRS
- a CDS encoding permease prefix domain 1-containing protein; this encodes MTPEQDYVRRATRGLNGQARQATQAELLDHLTERTRQLTLTGLSPEQARAQAMQELGAPATVARSLRREQGFTTAGQLTLGTLIGLTLLISLTARLYAQGNEFVSTTINRVLFTEGSGWVDPCLNRANCISLYTDAPLTLEDARQANLIRLNGANRYLEGSGIQVRGLLRKSLTLKGYASQPIHPVEVGRDGHPGTQKGYLNLPSSLNSAAQQGWPVQLSGDGLNMTVNVAGQPLRLTDQLGMQVIETYLQQFLDQHLKTGVVGTVPVRPSTFVQVNGWAFPFSRAPKSTPVLSLKVPDPQGLYAVVSFVPEHSNQQWTSLPALRALHVPVEADHLNVPMFDLRDAPPALNLVNSREHFLTQVRAGHATAMLIEVPRDLHAAADIGIVKELERTLILKTGTSPDAP
- a CDS encoding PadR family transcriptional regulator — its product is MQSSGADGNLLRGTLDFLLLASLEHGPLYGLRIIQDVQQKTGGHFNFKEGTLYPALHRLEKRGLIHAEKRPSDAGGPPRKYYHLTPTGLSELQRQRDAQRAHASAMRPYLEFA
- a CDS encoding DsbA family protein, producing MSIPRPVRLLPVLVASVLVSSAGAQLLGTPAQTLAQPVLKGMAVSGNVARQGTTTITLDTAGGYVVGVLTDAASLDDLARGVGAGWGLDAANLPKLKGNLSNPQLLTAARAGFVDLTDDAGTDLIALKVTGEGSATRYQAYVAVNIWPDSAFPATKAVTGTATAPVTLRVFSDFQCPYCKQMWDTAMPAWRKDSATYRVMHYEFPLSFHRNAQGAAEASECALAQGKFWPFADQLFANYQSWTPLDPKDAPAKYAGYAKAAGLDTAAFKACVGQRTFRSSVEAQVQAGLKVNVQGTPTVYLNGLKLSNYADAQEVARARAVTTAQPSAASLIEERLKLFR
- a CDS encoding PIN/TRAM domain-containing protein, whose translation is MLLIRVVTMLLGLLLGFLAGRGLATTQTEELGMVNTLSLMLAGMLTALLLAPRVENVGQRAAARFTRWYAQLSPRSVAAATFGLIVALLVSVLLSSLLRTVPFYTWIWNLVVTAVLGVFFVSFALRNAESFGLLAFPQVRRKPGSKLLDSNVIIDGRIVELLRSGFLEGELVVPAFILRELQTLSDHHDAQKRTRGKRGLAVLEDLRALRPLRIEDWDDPALPTTDDKLIRLARESGARIVTNDSNLGKIARLHGVEILSIHEAAVALKPQVQAGDHLTVTISKGGQQKNQGVGYLDDGTMVVVEDAIKFRGKPTRVVVVNNVQTNVGRMIFAKLESEEGAA
- a CDS encoding AAA family ATPase — encoded protein: MRPLKLDIQGFTAFRQFTSLDFGDLELFALVGPTGSGKSSLLDAMTFALYGQTARLGASGLDALISQGERGLSAALTFEVGGVTYRASRTKGRRQAENEVRFERLDDDGRWTNLSDGGMKVINERIRRVLGLDFRNFARSVMLPQGEFSRVLHGTGKERQALLGELTGLDHVAAMQRVASDRAKELKHEAGSLNAVLEGEYAGVTPEALAGLRVERERTDADAERLTDERERLTGQQLRLREQERVWKAREDTARRLTSLEARAQGVQEGAARAARARRVAGVLPLLDAAERARIAAAREAGELRGAQAAADSAEQAAQGAAATLEAAQAAEARIPELEARAEALRDAENDVARLRRAGGKPDATHAQPLPWDEDAFLAAREGAQRAEKARQERVLVQTERVSLKAALDRFASEERLQTQETAEQERVKREGTDAKAALEAAQAALEAARLEAGLASYRAHLHVGDDCPLCGQTVTALPDAPRAELGAQQAQVEALTRTLDERRTRFTDLRAALKARQAWLDEKRAEYRNWDEQLTARETDLRAAEGLVTGDPQSDMARLLAGLAARVRAAGPDPARARQAALAEITALRSRVQDAQATLARAQGDLAAAGATLRGVQANAARRAQEAQEAQASLDAALRDLNLDAAQARAAALPENDIAALETAARTHEADVAQLRSALADLDRQLGAAPFDPAHLAQVTRDLTATDAALTAAREQAGRLAEQERQLRERLERKADIHARAQAASRALDTWQTLTNSLKANEFQQFLLAEIEAQLLTRAGILLFEISDGRYRLALQDGEYVVQDLWNAGEVRGVKTLSGGETFLASLSLAIALSDYLAGNRVLGALFLDEGFGTLDPQALEAVANALENLRTQGRMVGVVTHVESLSERLPSRLLVTKSVAGSSVHRFDL